Proteins from a single region of Pyrus communis chromosome 6, drPyrComm1.1, whole genome shotgun sequence:
- the LOC137736611 gene encoding uncharacterized protein isoform X2, whose amino-acid sequence MANGERLKELPKITVKFFLHASGNIAAKFPYDQAVVGAVRKIPKATWYGKERLWMFPIPSLSSAEKVLHETSGVNVEVENLDPLVHRAIAATSVVPDLRDQYDRIPSCIESRLLQFQREGVRFILQHGGRALLADEMGLGKTLQAIAVASCVRDSWPVLIITPSSLRLQWASMIQQWMNIPSSDILVVLSQCSGSNKSGFTIVSSNAKGTIHLDGLFNIISYDVVPKIQNLLMASEFKVVIADESHFLKNAQAKRTSASLPVIKRAQYAILLSGTPALSRPIELFKQLEALYPDVYKSVHEYGNRYCKGGTFGLYQGACNHEELHNLMKATVMIRRLKNDVLSELPVKRRQQVFLDLAEKDMKQINALFRELEMVKGKIKACQSKEEVDSLKFTEKNLINKVYTDSAEAKIPAVLDYLGTVVEAGCKFLVFAHHQSMIDSIYQFLLKKKVGCIRIDGSIPTVARQAYVTEFQEKDSIKAAVLSIKAGGVGLTLTAASTVIFAELSWTPGDLIQAEDRAHRIGQVSSVNIYYLLANDTVDDIIWDVVQSKLENLGQMLDGHENTMEVAASQPRSSPAKQKLAFSQPRSSPSKQKTLDSYMKRCSSREDPEINPSSKTQGH is encoded by the exons ATGGCCAATG GTGAACGTCTAAAGGAGCTACCTAAGATCACTGttaaattttttcttcatgCTAGTGGAAACATTGCCGCAAAATTTCCTTATGACCAG GCAGTAGTAGGTGCTGTTCGCAAGATCCCCAAAGCCACATGGTACGGTAAAGAAAG GTTATGGATGTTCCCTATACCTTCTTTGTCTTCTGCTGAGAAAGTTCTTCATGAGACATCTGGTGTTAACGTTGAG GTAGAGAACTTAGATCCCTTAGTTCACCGCGCTATTGCTGCTACCTCTGTTGTTCCAGACCTTCGAG ACCAATATGATAGGATACCTAGTTGTATTGAATCAAGGCTCTTGCAATTTCAGCGAGAAGGTGTTAG GTTTATCTTGCAGCATGGGGGGCGTGCTCTCCTTGCAGATGAAATGGGATTGGGAAAGACTTTACAG GCTATTGCTGTTGCATCTTGTGTTCGTGACTCTTGGCCTGTTCTTATAATCACACCATCTTCCTTGCGTTTACAATGGGCCTCT ATGATTCAACAATGGATGAACATCCCTTCATCAGATATACTT GTTGTTTTGTCTCAATGCAGTGGTTCAAACAAAAGCGGGTTTACAATTGTATCCTCAAACGCCAAAGGGACCATTCATCTTGATGGCCTATTTAACATCATCTCCTATGATGTAGTCCCTAAAATTCAGAATCTACTGATGGCATCTGAGTTTAAG GTTGTGATTGCAGATGAGTCACACTTTTTGAAAAATGCTCAAGCAAAGAGGACAAGTGCCTCCCTTCCTGTCATAAAG AGGGCTCAGTACGCAATATTGCTGAGTGGAACTCCTGCTTTGTCCCGACCGATTGAACTATTTAAACAG CTTGAAGCCTTGTATCCTGATGTATACAAAAGTGTTCATGAATATGGTAATCGATATTGCAAGGGT GGAACATTTGGATTGTATCAAGGTGCATGTAACCATGAAGAATTGCATAATTTGATGAAGGCAACAGTTATGATTCGCAGACTAAAAAATGATGTTCTTTCTGAGCTTCCTGTGAAGCGTAGGCAACAG GTCTTTTTGGATTTGGCTGAAAAGGACATGAAACAAATCAATGCTTTATTCCGGGAG TTGGAAATGGTAAAAGGGAAAATTAAGGCCTGCCAATCCAAAGAAGAGGTTGATTCACTTAAGTTTACTGAGAAGAATCTTATTAATAAG GTATATACTGATTCTGCTGAGGCTAAGATCCCAGCTGTTTTGGATTACCTGGGAACTGTTGTTGAG GCAGGCTGCAAGTTTCTTGTATTTGCACACCATCAGTCCATGATTGATTCGATATATCAGTTTCTTCTG AAAAAGAAAGTGGGTTGCATTCGAATTGATGGAAGTATCCCTACTGTGGCGAGGCAAGCTTATGTTACAGAATTTCAAGAAAAAGATTCTATCAAGGCAGCAGTG CTCTCTATCAAAGCTGGAGGCGTTGGGCTAACTTTGACAGCTGCAAGCACTGTTATTTTTGCAGAACTGTCGTGGACTCCTGGCGACCTAATTCAAGCTGAAGATCGTGCTCATAGAATTGGCCAG GTGTCTTCGGTCAATATATATTACCTTCTAGCAAACGACACAGTTGATGACATTATATG GGATGTTGTTCAGAGCAAGTTGGAAAATCTCGGACAG ATGCTCGATGGCCATGAGAATACCATGGAAGTTGCAGCCAGCCAGCCACGAAGTAGCCCTGCAAAGCAAAAACTTGCATTCAGCCAGCCGAGAAGCAGCCCTTCAAAGCAGAAAACACTCGACTCTTACATGAAGCGTTGTAGCAGCAGGGAAGACCCCGAAATCAACCCAAGTTCAAAAACCCAAGGGCACTGA
- the LOC137736971 gene encoding diacylglycerol O-acyltransferase 3-like: MEVSGVVSRQVQFFSAAKIDTTSRSCTASFNCELRVLGRRDFGVSLRTRRPRRHLNSGFSDDGHLQYYQAGPMCDGMKEKEKEIKKKVKLLKGLSKDLAAYSQMGFGLLGSQEGLVAQLQGKLISEGAEELLLKQLEQLRAEEKELKKKRKEEKARLKAERMKTMVDTESSSSSSSESSDSECGEVVDMKRLQSEVPTQPTVDNLQPFAHQEGGLLTILSSLATHQENTTVENGIDFGSSQIDQKAECCNGTITSCGSSGSIGINESLSSAVVGVSAKKIEVCMGNKCKKSGGGALLEEFERQMSGEGAVVGCKCMGKCKNGPNVRVSTAVGGIQSEGMDDSVRSPTNPLYIGVGLEDVSLIVANLIGEENKDLDLVSAA; this comes from the exons ATGGAGGTCTCCGGCGTCGTTTCCCGCCAAGTTCAGTTCTTTTCCGCCGCTAAAATCGACACCACCTCCCGTTCTTGTACAGCGTCGTTTAACTGCGAGCTTCGCGTTCTGGGTCGTCGAGATTTTGGAGTTTCACTGAGAACCAGAAGGCCTCGCCGGCATTTGAATTCCGGGTTTAGCGACGACGGACATTTACAGTATTATCAGGCGGGTCCCATGTGCGATGGtatgaaggagaaggagaaggagatcaagaagaaggtgaagttGCTCAAAGGGTTGTCGAAGGACTTGGCGGCGTATTCTCAGATGGGTTTTGGACTGTTGGGTTCTCAAGAGGGTTTGGTCGCTCAACTTCAGGGGAAGCTGATCTCG GAAGGTGCTGAGGAATTATTGCTAAAACAATTGGAACAGTTAAGAGCCGAGGAGAaggaattgaagaagaagaggaaagaagagaagGCAAGGCTTAAAGCCGAGCGGATGAAAACCATGGTTGACACTGAATCATCATCGTCTTCATCGTCTGAATCAAGTGACAGTGAGTGCGGGGAGGTGGTAGACATGAAGCGCCTGCAAAGTGAAGTCCCGACGCAACCAACTGTAGATAATTTGCAGCCATTTGCTCATCAAGAAGGGGGATTGTTGACCATACTAAGCTCGCTAGCTACTCATCAAGAGAACACAACTGTGGAAAATGGCATTGATTTTGGAAGTTCACAGATAGATCAGAAAGCAGAATGCTGTAATGGAACTATTACTAGTTGTGGCAGTAGCGGTAGTATTGGCATTAATGAGTCTTTAAGTAGCGCAGTTGTCGGAGTTTCAGCGAAGAAGATTGAGGTGTGCATGGGAAACAAGTGCAAGAAATCAGGAGGCGGAGCATTGTTGGAAGAATTCGAGAGGCAGATGAGCGGTGAAGGAGCTGTTGTAGGGTGCAAGTGTATGGGAAAATGCAAAAACGGACCTAATGTGAGGGTGTCAACCGCTGTTGGCGGGATTCAATCCGAAGGAATGGATGACTCCGTCAGAAGTCCGACGAATCCTTTGTACATTGGAGTTGGCCTGGAAGATGTGAGTCTCATTGTGGCTAATTTAATTGGGGAGGAAAACAAGGATCTGGACCTTGTTTCTGCAGCTTAA
- the LOC137736611 gene encoding uncharacterized protein isoform X1 gives MSQKGRQKKKKKKNSETPKIQILSRHSATLSVFCPTMALDDDDWDLSAEEFDSLERDAFQKLAQQRVNSASTCSSSSSSYPSYDLLQVPQSFPNNYNSNCSFQSSPAKPISNSLPNKVAPLSAGTRVLPTSVPCKVNLGERLKELPKITVKFFLHASGNIAAKFPYDQAVVGAVRKIPKATWYGKERLWMFPIPSLSSAEKVLHETSGVNVEVENLDPLVHRAIAATSVVPDLRDQYDRIPSCIESRLLQFQREGVRFILQHGGRALLADEMGLGKTLQAIAVASCVRDSWPVLIITPSSLRLQWASMIQQWMNIPSSDILVVLSQCSGSNKSGFTIVSSNAKGTIHLDGLFNIISYDVVPKIQNLLMASEFKVVIADESHFLKNAQAKRTSASLPVIKRAQYAILLSGTPALSRPIELFKQLEALYPDVYKSVHEYGNRYCKGGTFGLYQGACNHEELHNLMKATVMIRRLKNDVLSELPVKRRQQVFLDLAEKDMKQINALFRELEMVKGKIKACQSKEEVDSLKFTEKNLINKVYTDSAEAKIPAVLDYLGTVVEAGCKFLVFAHHQSMIDSIYQFLLKKKVGCIRIDGSIPTVARQAYVTEFQEKDSIKAAVLSIKAGGVGLTLTAASTVIFAELSWTPGDLIQAEDRAHRIGQVSSVNIYYLLANDTVDDIIWDVVQSKLENLGQMLDGHENTMEVAASQPRSSPAKQKLAFSQPRSSPSKQKTLDSYMKRCSSREDPEINPSSKTQGH, from the exons ATGTCGCAAAAAGgacgacaaaaaaaaaaaaaaaaaaaaaattccgaaaccccaaaaattcaaatactCTCTCGGCACTCTGCAACTCTCTCAGTTTTCTGTCCAACAATGGCGTTGGACGACGACGACTGGGATTTGAGCGCCGAAGAATTCGACTCTCTGGAAAGAGACGCGTTCCAGAAACTCGCTCAGCAACGCGTCAACTCCGCTTCCAcgtgttcttcttcttcctcttcgtaTCCTTCATATGATCTCCTCCAGGTGCCCCAATCTTTTCCCAACAATTACAACAGCAACTGTAGTTTCCAGAGTTCCCCTGCGAAACCCATTTCGAATTCTCTTCCGAACAAG GTAGCACCTTTGTCTGCCGGGACTAGAGTATTACCTACATCAGTCCCATGTAAAGTAAACCTTG GTGAACGTCTAAAGGAGCTACCTAAGATCACTGttaaattttttcttcatgCTAGTGGAAACATTGCCGCAAAATTTCCTTATGACCAG GCAGTAGTAGGTGCTGTTCGCAAGATCCCCAAAGCCACATGGTACGGTAAAGAAAG GTTATGGATGTTCCCTATACCTTCTTTGTCTTCTGCTGAGAAAGTTCTTCATGAGACATCTGGTGTTAACGTTGAG GTAGAGAACTTAGATCCCTTAGTTCACCGCGCTATTGCTGCTACCTCTGTTGTTCCAGACCTTCGAG ACCAATATGATAGGATACCTAGTTGTATTGAATCAAGGCTCTTGCAATTTCAGCGAGAAGGTGTTAG GTTTATCTTGCAGCATGGGGGGCGTGCTCTCCTTGCAGATGAAATGGGATTGGGAAAGACTTTACAG GCTATTGCTGTTGCATCTTGTGTTCGTGACTCTTGGCCTGTTCTTATAATCACACCATCTTCCTTGCGTTTACAATGGGCCTCT ATGATTCAACAATGGATGAACATCCCTTCATCAGATATACTT GTTGTTTTGTCTCAATGCAGTGGTTCAAACAAAAGCGGGTTTACAATTGTATCCTCAAACGCCAAAGGGACCATTCATCTTGATGGCCTATTTAACATCATCTCCTATGATGTAGTCCCTAAAATTCAGAATCTACTGATGGCATCTGAGTTTAAG GTTGTGATTGCAGATGAGTCACACTTTTTGAAAAATGCTCAAGCAAAGAGGACAAGTGCCTCCCTTCCTGTCATAAAG AGGGCTCAGTACGCAATATTGCTGAGTGGAACTCCTGCTTTGTCCCGACCGATTGAACTATTTAAACAG CTTGAAGCCTTGTATCCTGATGTATACAAAAGTGTTCATGAATATGGTAATCGATATTGCAAGGGT GGAACATTTGGATTGTATCAAGGTGCATGTAACCATGAAGAATTGCATAATTTGATGAAGGCAACAGTTATGATTCGCAGACTAAAAAATGATGTTCTTTCTGAGCTTCCTGTGAAGCGTAGGCAACAG GTCTTTTTGGATTTGGCTGAAAAGGACATGAAACAAATCAATGCTTTATTCCGGGAG TTGGAAATGGTAAAAGGGAAAATTAAGGCCTGCCAATCCAAAGAAGAGGTTGATTCACTTAAGTTTACTGAGAAGAATCTTATTAATAAG GTATATACTGATTCTGCTGAGGCTAAGATCCCAGCTGTTTTGGATTACCTGGGAACTGTTGTTGAG GCAGGCTGCAAGTTTCTTGTATTTGCACACCATCAGTCCATGATTGATTCGATATATCAGTTTCTTCTG AAAAAGAAAGTGGGTTGCATTCGAATTGATGGAAGTATCCCTACTGTGGCGAGGCAAGCTTATGTTACAGAATTTCAAGAAAAAGATTCTATCAAGGCAGCAGTG CTCTCTATCAAAGCTGGAGGCGTTGGGCTAACTTTGACAGCTGCAAGCACTGTTATTTTTGCAGAACTGTCGTGGACTCCTGGCGACCTAATTCAAGCTGAAGATCGTGCTCATAGAATTGGCCAG GTGTCTTCGGTCAATATATATTACCTTCTAGCAAACGACACAGTTGATGACATTATATG GGATGTTGTTCAGAGCAAGTTGGAAAATCTCGGACAG ATGCTCGATGGCCATGAGAATACCATGGAAGTTGCAGCCAGCCAGCCACGAAGTAGCCCTGCAAAGCAAAAACTTGCATTCAGCCAGCCGAGAAGCAGCCCTTCAAAGCAGAAAACACTCGACTCTTACATGAAGCGTTGTAGCAGCAGGGAAGACCCCGAAATCAACCCAAGTTCAAAAACCCAAGGGCACTGA
- the LOC137736612 gene encoding proline--tRNA ligase, cytoplasmic-like, whose translation MADQGAKKPNAKGGGKKKEVKKETGLGLSKKKEENFGEWYSEVVVNSEMIEYYDISGCYILRPWTIAIWETMQAFFDAEIKKMKIKNCYFPLFVSPGVLEREKDHIEGFAPEVAWVTKSGKSDLEVPIAIRPTSETVMYPYFAKWIRGHRDLPLKLNQWCNVVRWEFSNPTPFIRSREFLWQEGHTAFATKAEAAEEVLEILELYRRIYEEYLAVPVVKGKKSENEKFAGGLYTTSVEAFIPNTGRGVQGATSHCLGQNFAKMFEINFENENREKGMVWQNSWAYSTRTIGVMVMVHGDDKGLVLPPKVAAIQAIVVPVPYKNTPMEEIYDACSKTVDTLTKAGIRAEADISDNQTPGWKYSHWEMKGVPLRIEIGPKDLEKNQVRVVRRDNSAKEDIPVSNLVEQVQDILVKIHENLFNVAKEKRDASIKVAKTWEEFMEALNQKKMILAPWCDEQAVEEDVKKRTKGEIGAAKSLCTPFEQPELPEGTLCFASGKPAKKWTYWGRSY comes from the exons ATGGCGGACCAGGGTGCTAAGAAGCCCAATGCCAAGGGTG GAGGGAAAAAGAAGGAGGTGAAGAAAGAAACCGGTCTTGGTCTTTccaagaagaaggaagagaatTTCGGAGAGTGGTATTCTGAG GTCGTTGTTAATAGTGAGATGATCGAATACTACGATATCTCTGGTTGTTATATTTTGAGGCCATGGACGATTGCAATATGGGAGACTATGCAA GCATTCTTTGATgcagaaataaagaaaatgaagataaaGAATTGCTATTTCCCTTTATTTGTCTCCCCTGGTGTTCTGGAACGAGAGAAGGATCATATAGAGGGTTTTGCTCCAGAG GTTGCGTGGGTTACAAAGTCTGGAAAGTCTGACTTGGAAGTGCCAATAGCAATTCGTCCAACAAGTGAGACTGTTATGTATCCTTATTTTGCTAAGTGGATCAGAGGACACCGTGATTTGCCATTGAAGCTAAATCAGTGGTGCAATGTTGTCCGGTGGGAGTTCAGCAATCCTACACCATTTATCAG GAGTCGGGAGTTTCTTTGGCAAGAAGGCCATACAGCTTTTGCAACAAAGGCAGAGGCAGCTGAAGAG GTCCTTGAGATATTGGAACTGTACCGGAGGATATACGAGGAGTATTTGGCAGTTCCAGTTGTGAAGGGAAAAAAGAGTGAGAATGAGAAATTTGCTGGTGGTCTTTATACTACTAGTGTGGAG GCTTTTATTCCAAATACCGGCCGTGGTGTACAAGGTGCCACCTCACATTGTTTGGGTCAAAATTTTGCCAAAATGTTTgagattaattttgaaaatgaaaacagAGAAAAGGGCATGGTTTGGCAGAACTCTTGGGCATATAGCACTCGAACG ATTGgagtgatggtgatggtgcaCGGAGATGACAAAGGCTTGGTATTACCACCTAAAGTAGCAGCTATTCAGGCTATTGTGGTTCCAGTGCCTTACAAGAATACTCCTATGGAAGAGATATATGATGCCTGCTCGAAAACTGTGGATACCTTGACTAAAGCTGGTATTCGCGCTGAGGCAGATATAAGTGACAACCAAACTCCTGGTTGGAAGTATTCACATTGGGAAATGAAAGGTGTTCCTCTAAGGATTGAAATCGGACCAAAGGATCTGGAAAAAAATCAA GTACGCGTTGTCCGCCGTGACAATTCAGCAAAAGAGGACATTCCTGTGAGCAACTTGGTTGAGCAAGTACAAGACATCTTGGTGAAAATTCACGAAAATCTGTTCAATGTTGCAAAGGAAAAACGAgatgcttctatcaaggttgcAAAGACATGGGAAGAATTTATGGAAGCactaaaccaaaagaaaatgatcttGGCTCCTTGGTGTGATGAACAG GCAGTAGAAGAGGATGTGAAAAAACGAACAAAGGGTGAAATCGGAGCAGCCAAGTCGCTGTGCACCccatttgagcagcccgaactTCCTGAAG GGACACTTTGTTTTGCCTCTGGAAAACCAGCGAAGAAGTGGACCTACTGGGGCAGGAGTTACTAG
- the LOC137737684 gene encoding cyprosin-like has product MGFKVLLVAICLYVWSGSLSSATKSSDGLLRIGLKKQPLDLTRLNDARLTRSQALQPNDLKSNIVYLKNYLDTQFYGEIAIGTPPQYLGVVFDTGSSNLWVPSSRCIFSISCYFHSKYRASLSSTYSKIGIPCKIPYGSGSISGYFSRDHSKIGNVIIKDQEFVEITREGFLTFLTAKFDGVLGLGFQDISVGEATPVWFNMVQQGHMSQEIFSIWLNHDSTSKLGGEIVFGGFDWRHFIGDHTYVPISQKGYWQIEVGDVIVADNSTGLCWGGCGAIIDSGTSFLAGPTTIVAQINHAIGADGLASLECKNVIATYGNLIWEYLVSGVRPDVVCVDMGLCLYDGSQNINNNIESVIESKTGRESSVDETPLCTLCEMVVYWVQLQLKKQIAKEKIFSYVNELCEKLPNPVKKSFVNCDNIAFMPDISFTIGNKSFTLSPEQYILKVEEKCSTVCLSGFTALDVPPPQGPLWVLGALFLGAYHTVFDFGNLRVGFAKAT; this is encoded by the exons ATGGGGTTTAAGGTACTTCTGGTTGCAATTTGCTTGTATGTTTGGTCAGGCTCTTTGTCTAGTGCTACAAAATCCAGTGATGGGCTGCTGAGAATTGGTCTAAAGAAGCAGCCCTTGGACCTCACCAGATTAAATGATGCAAGACTCACCAGGTCACAAGCTCTTCAACCCAATGATCTTAAATCCAACATTGTGTATCTGAAAAATTATCTGGACACCCAGTTTTATGGAGAGATTGCTATTGGCACCCCACCACAGTACTTGGGTGTTGTCTTTGACACTGGCAGCTCCAATCTGTGGGTCCCATCTTCAAGATGCATCTTTTCT ATTTCTTGCTATTTTCATTCTAAATACAGGGCAAGCCTTTCAAGCACTTACTCCAaaattg GAATACCCTGCAAAATTCCTTATGGGTCTGGTTCGATTTCCGGCTACTTCAGCAGAGATCATTCGAAAATTGGGAATGTTATCATCAAAGATCAA GAATTTGTTGAGATTACAAGGGAAGGATTCCTAACATTCTTAACGGCGAAGTTTGATGGAGTCCTTGGACTTGGATTTCAGGATATCTCTGTTGGTGAAGCCACACCAGTGTG GTTTAACATGGTGCAACAAGGTCATATGAGCCAGGAAATTTTCTCCATTTGGCTAAATCATGATTCAACATCGAAGTTGGGAGGTGAGATCGTCTTTGGTGGATTTGATTGGAGGCACTTTATTGGTGATCACACCTATGTCCCAATTTCACAAAAGGGTTACTGGCAG ATTGAGGTTGGAGATGTTATCGTTGCAGACAATTCTACAG GACTGTGCTGGGGCGGTTGTGGTGCCATTATAGACTCAGGGACATCCTTCCTCGCTGGTCCAACT ACTATTGTGGCTCAGATCAACCATGCCATTGGAGCAGACGGGCTTGCGAGCTTGGAATGTAAAAATGTCATTGCCACTTACGGAAATTTGATATGGGAATATTTAGTATCTGGg GTACGGCCTGATGTAGTGTGTGTGGACATGGGTCTATGTTTATACGACGGTTCTCAGAATATAAA CAATAACATTGAGTCAGTGATTGAGAGCAAAACCGGGAGGGAGTCATCAGTCGATGAAACTCCTTTGTGTACCTTGTGTGAAATGGTAGTCTACTGGGTTCAACTACAGCTTAAAAAACAAATAGCAAAGGAAAAAATATTTAGCTATGTGAATGAG TTGTGCGAGAAGCTTCCAAATCCGGTAAAAAAGTCGTTTGTCAACTGTGATAACATTGCGTTCATGCCAGACATTTCATTCACAATTGGAAACAAATCCTTCACCCTCTCTCCAGAACAG TACATACttaaagttgaagaaaaatGCTCCACTGTCTGTCTTAGTGGGTTTACTGCTTTGGATGTGCCTCCTCCACAAGGTCCTCTATG GGTTCTTGGAGCTCTGTTCTTGGGAGCATACCACACGGTGTTTGACTTCGGTAATCTCAGGGTAGGATTCGCAAAAGCTACGTAG